From Nitratidesulfovibrio vulgaris str. Hildenborough, a single genomic window includes:
- a CDS encoding MerR family transcriptional regulator: MEEKTYRIGEAAELLNLKTYVLRFWETEFPQLDPLRTEKGQRLYSERDIAVLRRIRHLLHERGLTIEGARRILAEEGGHAAAEPLPVVAPDSADTTPAVAASCDCGGVVRDIVAELEQLRRLLAGTS, encoded by the coding sequence ATGGAGGAGAAGACGTACCGTATCGGCGAGGCGGCCGAGTTGCTCAACCTCAAGACCTATGTGTTGAGGTTCTGGGAGACCGAGTTCCCCCAGCTCGACCCTTTGCGCACGGAGAAGGGGCAGCGCCTCTATTCCGAGCGTGATATCGCCGTGTTGCGTCGCATCCGCCACCTCCTGCACGAAAGGGGACTCACCATAGAGGGTGCCCGTCGTATCCTCGCCGAAGAAGGCGGTCATGCCGCCGCAGAACCATTGCCGGTCGTCGCACCGGACTCCGCAGACACCACCCCCGCCGTAGCCGCATCGTGCGACTGCGGCGGGGTCGTCCGCGACATCGTCGCGGAGCTCGAGCAGTTGCGACGGCTTCTTGCCGGAACCTCCTGA
- the pheT gene encoding phenylalanine--tRNA ligase subunit beta has translation MLLSLKWLREFVPFEGTAAELGDRLTMLGLELEEIIRPFDAIEPIVVGHVVSRERHPEADKLSVCKVDVGQGEPLDIVCGAPNVAAGQRVPVALVGTTMPGGMVIKKAKLRGQPSHGMICSERELGLGEDHDGIMVLPESFRIGARLVDELDLDREVCDIAITPNRADCLSVLGLAREVALAFGLPLTMPALDLKEEGADASNALRIDIPDASLCPLFHGRVLEGAAVRKSPAWMRYRLIAVGVRPISNIVDVTNYILMELGQPLHAYDLDLLAGGRIEVSAAREGERLTTLDGVERVLTSNDLLIRDGEKPVGLAGVMGGAETEISDKSSRVFLEAAVFRPGTIRKTARRLGLSSEASYRFERGVDQVVCTYAMNRAAQLIAGLSGATLRPGICHNEPLPWQAPVLRFRRARGEALLGISLDETFCRETLERLGCKVDAADAADWKVTAPSHRRDFEREADLIEEVARVRGMDTIEPVLPKVMRPLDRAGAPESKYSFWLRLKHWAAGLGLNEAINYSFVGQKDLDHLNLAVDGRIPIMNPLTADQNVLRTELAPGLLQNLRHNIAQGNAGLRLFEVAHIFEADATSDTTARERARLDILVYGSRYDSQWPHVEADADYADIKGIVEHCLAFLHLEGATFTLAASHPFLMPCVDVAVQGRQVGVIGRVRPEIADAYHARKDAWLADLDLDVLRELHDAARIAFRSLPVYPPVRRDITVAAPGSLQVGAVLDHILGLRLPLLCGVELIDVFEPEGKDERNLTFRMTFRHASRTLKDAEVDKERDKVAHSLVEKLPVRI, from the coding sequence ATGCTTCTGAGTCTCAAATGGCTGCGCGAATTCGTACCCTTTGAAGGCACCGCCGCCGAACTCGGCGACAGGCTGACCATGCTCGGCCTCGAACTCGAAGAGATCATCCGCCCCTTCGACGCCATCGAGCCCATCGTCGTCGGCCATGTGGTCTCGCGTGAGCGGCATCCCGAGGCGGACAAGCTTTCGGTCTGCAAGGTCGACGTGGGGCAGGGCGAACCTCTGGACATCGTGTGCGGTGCGCCCAACGTGGCTGCCGGTCAGCGTGTCCCGGTGGCCCTGGTGGGCACCACCATGCCCGGCGGCATGGTCATCAAGAAGGCCAAACTGCGGGGACAGCCCTCGCATGGCATGATCTGCTCCGAGCGCGAACTGGGCCTCGGCGAAGACCATGACGGCATCATGGTGCTGCCCGAATCGTTCCGCATCGGTGCCAGGCTGGTCGATGAACTGGACCTCGACCGTGAGGTCTGCGACATCGCCATCACGCCCAACCGCGCCGACTGCCTCTCGGTTCTCGGCCTCGCCCGCGAAGTGGCACTGGCCTTCGGCCTGCCGCTCACCATGCCTGCCCTCGACCTGAAGGAAGAGGGGGCCGATGCGTCCAATGCGCTGCGCATCGACATCCCCGACGCCTCGCTGTGCCCGCTGTTCCACGGGCGAGTGCTCGAAGGGGCCGCCGTCCGCAAGAGTCCGGCGTGGATGCGTTACCGGCTCATCGCCGTGGGGGTGCGTCCCATCTCCAACATCGTGGACGTGACCAACTACATCCTCATGGAACTCGGTCAGCCGCTGCACGCCTACGACCTCGACCTGCTTGCAGGAGGCCGCATCGAAGTCTCCGCCGCCCGAGAGGGCGAGCGTCTGACGACCCTCGACGGTGTCGAACGCGTGCTGACATCCAACGACCTGCTCATCCGCGACGGCGAGAAGCCCGTGGGCCTTGCCGGGGTCATGGGCGGTGCCGAGACGGAGATATCCGACAAGAGCAGCCGGGTGTTCCTCGAAGCCGCGGTCTTCCGCCCCGGCACCATCCGCAAGACGGCCCGTCGCCTTGGTCTCTCCAGCGAAGCCTCGTACCGTTTCGAACGCGGGGTCGACCAGGTGGTGTGCACCTACGCCATGAACCGCGCTGCGCAACTCATCGCGGGCCTTTCCGGGGCGACGCTTCGTCCCGGCATCTGCCACAATGAGCCGCTGCCGTGGCAGGCACCCGTGCTGCGCTTCCGCCGCGCAAGGGGCGAGGCACTGCTTGGCATCAGCCTTGATGAGACGTTCTGCCGCGAGACGCTTGAGCGCCTCGGCTGCAAGGTCGACGCCGCAGACGCTGCCGACTGGAAGGTGACGGCCCCCAGCCATCGGCGCGACTTCGAACGCGAGGCCGACCTCATCGAAGAGGTGGCGCGCGTGCGGGGTATGGATACCATCGAACCGGTGCTGCCCAAGGTCATGCGCCCTCTCGACCGTGCTGGTGCGCCCGAATCGAAGTACTCGTTCTGGCTGCGTCTCAAGCACTGGGCCGCAGGACTCGGTCTCAACGAAGCCATCAACTACAGCTTCGTGGGGCAGAAGGACCTCGACCACCTCAATCTTGCCGTGGACGGGCGCATTCCCATCATGAACCCGCTCACCGCCGACCAGAACGTGCTGCGCACCGAACTGGCACCCGGACTGTTGCAGAACCTGCGCCATAACATCGCTCAGGGCAACGCGGGACTCCGCCTCTTCGAAGTGGCGCACATCTTCGAGGCCGACGCCACGTCAGACACCACCGCCCGCGAGCGCGCGCGGCTCGACATCCTCGTCTACGGCAGCAGGTATGACAGCCAGTGGCCGCATGTCGAGGCTGACGCCGACTACGCCGACATCAAGGGTATCGTGGAACACTGCCTCGCCTTCCTGCACCTCGAGGGCGCCACCTTCACGCTTGCGGCGTCGCATCCGTTCCTGATGCCGTGTGTGGACGTCGCCGTGCAGGGCAGGCAGGTTGGCGTCATCGGGCGTGTGCGTCCTGAAATCGCCGATGCCTACCACGCCCGCAAGGACGCGTGGCTTGCCGACCTCGACCTCGACGTGCTGCGCGAGTTGCACGATGCCGCCCGCATCGCGTTCCGGTCGCTGCCCGTCTACCCGCCGGTGCGGCGCGACATCACCGTGGCAGCGCCCGGTTCGTTGCAGGTGGGTGCCGTACTCGACCATATCCTCGGGTTGCGCCTGCCGCTGCTTTGCGGCGTGGAACTCATCGACGTGTTCGAACCGGAAGGGAAGGACGAGCGTAACCTCACGTTCCGCATGACGTTCCGCCACGCCTCGCGCACCCTGAAGGATGCCGAGGTGGACAAGGAACGCGATAAAGTGGCACATTCCCTCGTGGAGAAGCTTCCCGTCCGCATCTGA
- the pheS gene encoding phenylalanine--tRNA ligase subunit alpha, which yields MDLLKELESLVPELERGLGQASSLQELEEQRIAFLGRKGRLAQVMAHLPELAPAERPRVGQAANTVKQALTELFEQRKVVLEQAKEAAALSRFDPSLPGRMPWRGSLHPVTLVMEEICSVFGALGYDIVTGPEVENDYHNFEALNMPPEHPARDMQDTLYITESILMRTHTSPLQVRTMKSLRPPVAAIAPGKVYRRDSDITHTPMFHQIEGFMVDHNVSMAELRGTLTSFLRTVFGGDTRVRFRPSFFPFTEPSAEVDISCCICGGKGHVGNEPCRVCKTTGWVEILGCGMIDPEVFKSVGYDPEVYTGFAFGLGVERVAMLKYGIGDLRMFFENDVRFLSQFA from the coding sequence ATGGACCTTCTGAAGGAACTTGAAAGCCTGGTGCCGGAACTCGAAAGAGGATTGGGCCAGGCTTCGTCGTTGCAAGAGCTTGAAGAGCAGCGCATCGCCTTCCTCGGCAGGAAGGGGCGTCTTGCACAGGTCATGGCGCATCTGCCGGAGCTCGCCCCCGCAGAGCGTCCCCGTGTCGGTCAGGCTGCCAACACGGTCAAGCAGGCACTCACCGAACTGTTCGAACAGCGCAAGGTCGTGCTCGAGCAGGCCAAAGAGGCCGCCGCACTCTCGCGTTTCGACCCGAGCCTTCCCGGCAGGATGCCGTGGCGCGGGTCTCTCCATCCCGTGACGCTGGTCATGGAGGAGATATGCTCCGTGTTCGGCGCGCTCGGTTACGACATCGTCACCGGGCCCGAGGTCGAGAACGACTACCACAACTTCGAAGCCCTCAACATGCCGCCCGAGCACCCTGCGCGCGACATGCAGGACACGCTCTACATCACAGAGAGCATCCTCATGCGCACGCACACCTCACCGCTTCAGGTGCGCACCATGAAGTCGCTTCGCCCTCCGGTGGCTGCCATCGCCCCCGGCAAGGTGTACCGTCGCGACTCTGACATCACCCACACGCCCATGTTCCATCAGATTGAAGGGTTCATGGTCGATCACAACGTGAGCATGGCTGAACTGCGCGGCACGCTCACCTCGTTCCTGCGCACGGTCTTCGGCGGTGACACGCGGGTGCGCTTCAGGCCCAGCTTCTTCCCCTTCACCGAACCCAGTGCCGAGGTCGACATCTCGTGTTGCATCTGCGGCGGCAAGGGGCATGTGGGCAACGAACCGTGCCGCGTCTGCAAGACCACGGGCTGGGTCGAGATTCTCGGCTGCGGCATGATCGACCCTGAAGTGTTCAAGTCCGTGGGCTACGACCCCGAAGTGTACACCGGTTTCGCCTTCGGCCTCGGCGTCGAGCGCGTCGCCATGCTCAAGTACGGCATAGGCGACCTGCGCATGTTCTTCGAGAACGACGTCCGCTTCCTGTCGCAATTCGCGTGA
- the rplT gene encoding 50S ribosomal protein L20 gives MRVKRGLAAHRRHKKYLDMAKGYRGGRSRLYRTAREAVERSLCYAFRDRKVKKREFRKLWILRINAAARLNGLSYSKFMHGLTLAGVELNRKVLADLAVREKDDFAKIAELAKSKLN, from the coding sequence ATGCGTGTAAAGAGAGGTCTCGCCGCTCATCGGCGTCATAAGAAGTATCTTGATATGGCGAAGGGCTACCGCGGTGGCCGCAGCCGCCTGTACCGCACCGCCCGCGAAGCCGTCGAGCGTTCGCTCTGCTACGCCTTCCGTGACCGCAAGGTGAAGAAGCGCGAGTTCCGCAAGCTGTGGATCCTGCGCATCAACGCCGCCGCGCGTCTCAACGGTCTCTCCTACAGCAAGTTCATGCACGGCCTCACCCTCGCCGGCGTGGAACTGAACCGCAAGGTCCTCGCCGACCTCGCCGTTCGCGAGAAGGACGATTTCGCCAAGATCGCCGAACTGGCCAAGTCGAAGCTCAACTAG
- the rpmI gene encoding 50S ribosomal protein L35, translating into MPKIKTRRSAAKRFSVTGSGKFRRRKQNLRHILTKKSAKRKMNLGQSAIVDATNEKAVRRMMPYA; encoded by the coding sequence ATGCCCAAGATCAAGACCCGACGCAGTGCCGCCAAGCGGTTCTCCGTCACCGGCAGCGGCAAGTTCCGCCGCCGCAAGCAGAACCTCCGGCACATCCTCACGAAGAAGTCTGCCAAGCGTAAGATGAACCTTGGTCAGTCCGCCATCGTCGACGCCACCAATGAAAAGGCCGTGCGCCGCATGATGCCCTACGCATAG
- the infC gene encoding translation initiation factor IF-3: protein MRRDVPQDSVRRNEQIRAREVRLIGAEGEQLGIISRNDAIALAKEKGLDLVEVAATADPPVCRVMDYGKYKYEQQKKKQEAKKRQTVVQIKEIKVRPKTDEHDYQTKLKHVRRFLEEGDRCKVTVFFRGREIVHKDRGLTILDRFVEDTKDLAKLDQEARAEGRTLQMMLAPIPKK from the coding sequence ATGCGCCGCGACGTCCCGCAGGACAGTGTGCGCCGCAATGAGCAGATCCGTGCCCGCGAGGTGCGGTTGATCGGAGCCGAGGGCGAACAGCTCGGGATCATCTCCCGTAACGATGCCATCGCCCTTGCCAAAGAAAAGGGCCTCGACCTCGTCGAGGTGGCTGCTACTGCCGATCCGCCCGTATGCCGGGTAATGGACTACGGCAAGTACAAGTACGAGCAGCAGAAGAAGAAGCAGGAAGCCAAGAAGCGCCAGACCGTCGTCCAGATCAAGGAGATCAAGGTCAGGCCCAAGACGGACGAGCACGACTACCAGACGAAGCTCAAGCATGTCCGTCGCTTCCTCGAAGAGGGCGATCGCTGCAAGGTCACCGTGTTCTTCCGTGGTCGCGAGATCGTCCACAAGGACAGGGGGCTCACCATCCTCGACCGCTTCGTGGAAGATACCAAGGATCTCGCCAAGCTTGATCAGGAGGCGCGCGCCGAAGGCCGCACCCTCCAGATGATGCTGGCGCCGATTCCCAAGAAGTAG
- the thrS gene encoding threonine--tRNA ligase, whose amino-acid sequence MNVSIEGQMLEVASGASCGDALKGALSGKKFKNVLACRLDGGLVDITATVPDGTTTIEPVYADSPEGLDLIRHSTAHIMACAVKRLFPAAKVTIGPSIDNGFYYDFDAERPFSPEDFEAIEREMQKIVDAATPFERSEMPRDEAVALFEGMGETYKVEIIRDLPNDTVSLYRCGEFVDLCRGPHIPHAGFAKAFKLMSVAGAYWRGDEKNPMLSRIYGTAFADAKTLKEHLHRIEEAKRRDHRKLGQQLDLFAFHEDVAPGMVFWHPKGMLVRTIIEDFLRKEHLKRRYDIVQGPQLLRRELWEKSGHYDNYRENMYFTEIDENAYGVKPMNCLAHMLIYRSAIRSYRDLPKRFFELGVVHRHEKSGVLHGLLRVRQFTQDDAHIICRPDQLEDEIIDVIALVRDLMNLFGFDYKVAVSTRPEKSIGSDEAWELATNALVKAVERAGIPYTINEGDGAFYGPKIDVRLMDCIGREWQCSTIQCDFTLPERFDLVYVGQDGERHRPVMVHRAILGSLERFIGVLIEQYAGAFPAWLAPVQARLLTVTDAQNEFVESARAALAKAGIRVEADVRNEKLGYKVREAQLEKIPYILVVGDKEVEAGGVNVRLRTGENLGLKSLDEVVSLLESDCQEPFKRGGMSYSFS is encoded by the coding sequence CGGAACGACCACCATCGAGCCGGTCTACGCCGACTCTCCCGAAGGTCTCGACCTCATCCGCCATTCGACGGCGCACATCATGGCATGTGCGGTGAAGCGTCTCTTCCCCGCCGCCAAGGTGACCATCGGTCCCTCCATCGACAACGGCTTCTATTACGACTTCGACGCCGAGCGTCCCTTCAGCCCCGAAGACTTCGAGGCCATCGAACGCGAGATGCAGAAGATCGTCGACGCCGCCACGCCCTTCGAACGGAGCGAGATGCCCCGTGACGAGGCCGTCGCCCTGTTCGAGGGCATGGGCGAGACCTACAAGGTGGAGATCATCCGCGACCTGCCCAACGACACGGTGTCGCTGTACCGGTGCGGCGAGTTCGTCGACCTGTGCCGCGGCCCGCACATCCCTCATGCCGGGTTCGCCAAGGCGTTCAAGCTCATGTCCGTGGCGGGTGCCTACTGGCGCGGTGACGAGAAGAACCCCATGCTCTCGCGCATCTATGGCACGGCCTTCGCCGATGCCAAGACGCTCAAGGAGCATCTGCACCGCATCGAAGAGGCCAAGCGCCGCGACCACCGCAAGCTGGGGCAGCAACTCGACCTTTTCGCCTTCCACGAGGACGTGGCCCCCGGTATGGTCTTCTGGCATCCGAAGGGGATGCTGGTGCGCACCATCATCGAGGACTTCCTGCGCAAGGAACACCTCAAGCGCCGCTACGACATCGTGCAGGGGCCGCAGCTGCTGCGCCGTGAACTGTGGGAGAAGTCGGGCCACTACGACAACTACCGCGAGAACATGTACTTCACCGAGATAGACGAGAACGCCTATGGCGTGAAGCCCATGAACTGCCTCGCGCACATGCTCATCTATCGTAGTGCCATCCGCAGTTACCGTGACCTTCCGAAGCGTTTCTTCGAGCTCGGCGTCGTGCACCGTCACGAGAAGTCGGGCGTGTTGCACGGGCTTCTGCGAGTACGCCAGTTCACGCAGGACGATGCACACATCATCTGCCGCCCCGACCAGCTTGAAGATGAAATCATTGATGTCATCGCGCTCGTGCGCGACCTTATGAATCTGTTCGGCTTCGACTACAAGGTCGCCGTCTCCACCCGCCCCGAGAAGTCCATCGGCTCTGACGAGGCGTGGGAACTGGCGACCAACGCTCTGGTGAAAGCCGTCGAGCGCGCGGGGATTCCGTATACCATCAACGAGGGCGACGGTGCCTTCTACGGCCCCAAGATCGACGTGCGGCTCATGGACTGCATCGGCCGCGAATGGCAGTGCTCCACCATCCAGTGCGATTTCACCTTGCCTGAGCGTTTCGACCTGGTGTATGTCGGTCAGGATGGCGAGCGGCATCGCCCGGTTATGGTACACCGGGCCATACTCGGCTCGCTGGAGCGCTTCATCGGTGTGCTCATAGAGCAGTATGCCGGGGCCTTTCCTGCGTGGCTGGCTCCGGTTCAGGCACGTCTGCTCACCGTGACGGACGCGCAGAACGAGTTTGTCGAGTCGGCTCGCGCCGCACTCGCAAAAGCCGGTATCCGCGTCGAAGCCGATGTGCGCAACGAGAAGCTGGGCTACAAGGTCCGTGAAGCCCAGCTTGAGAAGATACCGTACATCCTTGTCGTGGGAGACAAGGAGGTCGAGGCGGGGGGCGTCAACGTACGGTTGCGTACGGGCGAGAACCTTGGTCTCAAGAGTCTCGACGAGGTCGTGTCGCTGCTCGAATCGGACTGCCAGGAACCGTTTAAACGTGGAGGGATGAGCTATAGCTTCTCCTAA